One genomic segment of Kiritimatiellia bacterium includes these proteins:
- the dinD gene encoding DNA damage-inducible protein D has translation MQQQSPVISPFDAIMKVSSRGIQYWMARDLYKDLGYSTWEPFPGVIEKAIKACEGSGQDAIHHFRRTTKMMEIGKGGRRIVEDWFLTRYACYLVAMNSDTSKKEVDFAQTYFAIQTRRQEMSDSFLLTAKESRFKLRDRVKIANKDLTSTAKVAGVQNYALFHHAGHVGFYRMKLDDVKARKGISRTDELLDCIGSLELSAHEFKSHLTRESIKNKNIKGQYALEDEHKRMSKVVRNTVHNETGKFPEELPAEPSLKKLASMQRKALKSGPSP, from the coding sequence ATGCAGCAACAATCCCCTGTAATTTCGCCATTTGACGCCATAATGAAGGTTTCCAGTCGTGGTATTCAATATTGGATGGCTCGCGATTTATATAAAGATTTAGGATACTCAACATGGGAACCTTTTCCGGGAGTTATTGAAAAAGCAATAAAGGCATGTGAAGGGAGTGGACAAGATGCAATCCATCATTTTCGCCGGACAACGAAAATGATGGAAATCGGAAAAGGAGGAAGGAGAATAGTGGAAGATTGGTTTCTTACCAGATATGCCTGTTATTTAGTGGCTATGAATAGCGATACATCAAAGAAAGAGGTTGATTTTGCCCAAACATATTTTGCCATTCAAACGCGACGACAAGAAATGTCTGACAGTTTCTTACTAACAGCAAAAGAAAGCCGTTTCAAACTCAGAGATCGTGTAAAAATTGCCAATAAAGATTTAACTTCGACGGCTAAAGTAGCTGGCGTACAAAACTATGCTTTATTTCATCATGCCGGACATGTTGGATTTTATAGAATGAAATTGGATGATGTTAAGGCACGGAAAGGAATTTCTCGCACTGATGAGTTGCTGGATTGCATTGGAAGTCTAGAATTGTCGGCCCATGAATTCAAGTCTCATCTTACGCGTGAATCTATCAAAAACAAGAATATCAAGGGGCAGTATGCGTTAGAAGATGAACATAAAAGAATGTCAAAGGTTGTTCGAAATACTGTTCATAACGAAACCGGTAAATTCCCAGAAGAATTACCCGCAGAACCATCGCTTAAAAAATTAGCCTCTATGCAAAGAAAAGCTCTTAAATCAGGTCCTTCACCGTGA
- a CDS encoding DUF2188 domain-containing protein, with protein MSKNQHIVPVGSQWGIRGEGNSRLTGLFDKQSDAIGTGREIAQNQHGIILLSRNFTC; from the coding sequence ATGAGTAAAAATCAACATATTGTTCCTGTTGGTAGCCAGTGGGGTATCCGTGGAGAAGGTAATTCCCGGCTCACTGGTTTGTTCGATAAGCAGTCTGATGCAATTGGCACTGGACGCGAAATCGCGCAAAATCAACATGGAATAATCCTTTTGAGCCGCAACTTTACCTGTTAA